The region GCACGGCATGCAAAAGCTTTTATACACCTAGAATACTGTTTTTCCGTAATAACACCGTTGAGAAGCTTAATTTTTACGGGTGCGACCCCCGCGAGGTACCTAACGATAAGTTCTACTTCCCTTTCAGGATCTTCAATTCCGGAAGCAGCTAATATTTCTTTACCCTTATTCAACAAATCAGCAAGCACGATCAACTATTCCCCAGCGCCTGCATAATAATATCCTCGTCGTGTTTCCGCAGTAAATTAACTATATCCTCAATCTCGCCATCCATAATTGCGGGTAAATTATGAAAATTTTCGTTTATCCTGTGATCAGTCACACGATCCTGCGGATAATTGTAAGTCCGTATTTTTTCTGACCGGTCCCCGGTCCCTACTTGCAACTTCCGTTCATCCGACAATTCCCTTGCTTTAGATTCCTGCATTGC is a window of Elusimicrobiota bacterium DNA encoding:
- a CDS encoding peptide chain release factor 1 translates to AMQESKARELSDERKLQVGTGDRSEKIRTYNYPQDRVTDHRINENFHNLPAIMDGEIEDIVNLLRKHDEDIIMQALGNS